CGCTGTCACCTGACAGGTCTGgaacccccgcccccgcccccgcctccCGACACAATCCCACACCCAGCCTGCGCTCTTGCTGAGCCTCTCCTCCCTCCTGCTCTAGGTCAGGGGTGTCTGATGACCAGTCCTTCCCAGCCAGCCCTCACCACGACGCTGCACTGCATGATGGGAAAGATCAGTGCAGCATGGCGTCCAGCAGACCTGGACAGACACAGTCTCTGGACCGGGCCCATCGCCCGCCCCCCGCCTCCTCCACTGGGCCCACCAGTCGCCAGCACTCACTGGGCCGCACCCAGAATCATCAGCACCCGCAGTATGGAGGACTCGCCACAGCGCCACCTGCAGGCACAACACGCATCAACACAGCAAAGGATGCCAAGTataacgcgcgcacacacacacacacacacacacacacacacacacacacacacacacacacaaacaaaataacaGATCTACTATGTCCCAGTTTCCACTCTATGGATCGGCCCAGTAGAGGGCAGTAGTGAGAGTCAGAACAGGAAGTTGTGATTATTTCATCAGACAAACGTCTGATACAGACAAAATAAACACTTGTTGACACTATATGAAGTGTTGTACAAATCTTTATGAACACTTTATTAGGACACTTATGAAGCCTGTCTTTACAGTGACCACCAGATCCCGccggccccccctcccccaccccccctcatGCCATCTGCAATGGTGTCCCTCAACGGATCCGCCCATCCTGCTGCCGCGGCAGCACCGCTGGTCACTGCGGCTGGCCCTGGCAACCAAGGTAACCAAAGAGGTCTTGTCACCAAGAACCCCACAATCCTTTGTGCTTTGTACAGAGCAGATGTGACGccgtgtgtgctgatgtgactaTGGCAGTTTTTAATCAAGACTTCTGTTTAGCTTGTGACACAACATTGAAGAGGGTCCATAACATTCTGGACAGTGACAAAAGTGGAACATGTGAACAGCTAGATGTTTTTATGGTGTATAAAGCAGAAGATATGTATGGCTAGCTGTCAGTGTTACTGTAGCTAGCTAGCAGCCAGGATGTTTTTATGGTGTATAAAGCAGAAGATATGTATGGCTAGCTGTCAGTGTTACTGTAGCTAGCTAGCAGCCAGGATGTTTTTACAGTGTATAAAGCAGAAGATATGTATGGCTAGTTGTCAGTGTTattgtagctagctagcagccAGGATGTTTTTACAGTGTATAAAGCAGAAGATATGTATGGCTAGTTGTCAGTGTTATTGTAGCTAGCTAGCAGGCAGGATGTTTTTATGGTGTATAAAACAGAAGATATGTATGGCTAGTTGTCAGTGTTGCTGTAGCTAGCTAGCAGGCAGGATGTTTTTACAGTGTATAAAGCAGAAGATATGTATGGCTAGCTGTCAGTGTTACTGTAGCTAGCTAGCAGGCAGGGTGTTTTTATGGTGTATAAAGCAGAAGATATGTATGGCTAGCTGTCAGTGTTACTGTAGCTAGCTAGCAGCCAGGATGTTTTTACAGTGTATAAAGCAGAAGATATGTATGGCTAGTTGTCAGTGTTattgtagctagctagcagccAGGATGTTTTTACAGTGTATAAAGCAGAAGATATGTATGGCTAGTTGTCAGTGTTATTGTAGCTAGCTAGCAGGCAGGATGTTTTTATGGTGTATAAAACAGAAGATATGTATGGCTAGTTGTCAGTGTTGCTGTAGCTAGCTAGCAGGCAGGATGTTTTTACAGTGTATATAGCAGAAGATATGTATGGCTAGTTGTCAGTGTTACTGTAGCTAGCTAGCAGGCAGGGTGTTTTTATGGTTTATACAGCAGAAGATATGTATGGCTAGTTGTCAGTATTACTTTAGCTAGCTGGCAGGGTGTTTTTATGGTTTATACAGCAGAAGATATGTATGGCTAGTTGTCAGTATTACTTTAGCTAGCTGGCAGGGTGTTTTTATGGTTTATACAGCAGAAGATATGTATGGCTAGTTGTCAGTATTACTTTAGCTAGCTGGCAGGGTGTTTTTATGGTTTATACAGCAGAAGATATGTATGGCTAGCTGTCAGTATtactgtagctagctagctggcaggCAGGGGGTCATTACACATTCTGGTCCAGGTGAAATTAACTTGAGAGGATCtggtgttgtgatgatgtttGACCTCTCTGCGTTGTTTGACTCCTAGCTGGCGTTGTGGTGGCTATGTCGCGCCCATATagcccctcccccccacctcctcctccaaccAACTACGTCCCGTCTCCGTCTCGTCCGGGAACGGCAGCCCCACCCCCTCCCTCAGCGGTGGCCCCACCTCTCCCCCTGGCCACGGAGAGTAGGAAGACCCCTGGTGGAGCAGCAGTGCCGATGAACGACGCACGCAGCGACCTGCTGGCTGCCATccgcagaggtcagaggtcatggaGACAGATTCTAAACATCCAACAGGGTCTCCAGTCCTTCCAGTTGATGGCTTTCTTCTCACTGAAAATGTTTCAAGTTAACCTGATTAAAGTAATATTCTGAATTAGACAAGGGTATGGAAGCAGCTTTACTAATCGCCTTTTCATCACAAATACAACCCTTATCTTGAGTATATTTCAGTTGAAATATTTAATTTAAACTCAGTTAtttaatccaaaggagttgaatcaagtgcaactggacttggtatatatccgtgaagacgtttcacctctcatccaagaggcttcctcagttcgtgcctttctgactagaccaagctagtctgactggctgctgatgagactcagtatttatcctctggagtagttatcagagctatagatgtccatggctctttgtgttccgatgtttagccatgcctgtcgttatcagagctatagatgtccatggctctttgtgtcccgatgtttagcagcgacggtggttgggggtgttagtttcgacttcattgttcagtggtcatgagagtggttggagccgttagtgagcgactgttgttctaggaggctaggcttcttgagtctcctgggtagagatgaaaggacggcattgtaagtgggagataggtggtgtcgcagacctccacCTCTGtttagggatggtttttccagtttcacatagatggcttccttctcccctctttcaaaccatctatcttctctgtccaaaatgtgcacgttgctgtcctggaaggagtgtgtcttctcctttaggtgtagatagactgctgaatcttgtcctgaggagtttggccttctgtgttgggccatccgtttgtgtagtggttgtttggtttctcctatgtcagTGCAAgtgctagtcagaaaggcacgaactgaggaagtctcttggatgagaggcgaaacgtcttcacggatatataccaagtccagttgcacttgattcaattcctttggataaccatgacctggatgaatgagaacattcacagatatttaATTAGAATATTTAACATTTATTTCTGTTGCCCcaaatcaggtgaatcggctgtactaaattgtccctaggtgtgaatatgtgtgtgtatgtgtgtgtgtgtggggggggggggctgtgtgatggcctggcggctgtccagggtgtctccctatctgccacccaatgactgctgggataggctccagcattcccacgaccctgagagcagcataagcggtttggataatggatggatggatggatgccctaAATCAGTGTCAATCTCAGATCACTTTATATTCCCACAGTAGAAATAGGTAGACACGGTAAACCACAGTAGagactactgcaactactactactaccactactactactactattttcggctgctcccgttagggggcgccacagctgatcatccacagtggatcatccgtatccatctcttcctgtcctctgtatcttcctctgtcgcaccagccacctgcatgtcctccctcaccacatccataaacctcctctttggccttcctcttctcctcttccctggcagctccatattcagcatccttctcccagtatacccagcatctctcctccacacatgtccaagccatctcaatcttgtctctcttgctttgtctccaaaccgtccagcctgagcggtccctccaatatacttgttcctaatcctgtccttcttcgtcactcccagtgaaaatcttatcatcttcatctctgccacctccagctcctcctcctgtcttttcatcagtgccactgtctccaaaccatacaacatagctggtctcactaccatcttgtaaaccttccctttaactcttgctggtacccttctgtcacaaatcactcctgacactcttctccacccactccaccctgcctgcactctcttcttcacctctgctctgcattccccattactttggacagttgaccccaagtatttaaactcatccaccttcatcacctccactccttgcatcctcaccattccactgtcctccctctcattcacgcatatgtattccgtcttgctcctactgacttttattcctcttctctcacaaacatgcccattgaatctgctccaatcaccactctctcctccttgggtaccctctccacctccTCATCCAACTCAGTCCAGAATTCTTCttactcttccatctcacacccaacttgcggggcatatgtgctgataactaTAACAGTTATTGATCAGAGTTTGAACAGTAGAGATGTTATTTATATTCAGGTCCTCCAGTCAGATGAGGAAAAATAAATGAGAGGAACTTGAGGAAGAATATCAGAGGATTCTTCTTCCAGGACAGATAGACACCTTATAGAAACCAAGTGAACATAATAGAAAATGTGGAATACATTTAGAAATAAAACCCCTCATGACAAACTTATTGATATAATTATATAATGCACAAATGTCAGGGAATTTAATATCTGTGGGGTTATTTAGATATTATCTGCTTTTACACATTTATCACATTTTCGCTCTCAATCTGAGTTTTCTCAACACTGTTTTTTTACACAGGGCGTTAAACTGCTTCATAAGATTACTTCCTGATCGAGAACGAAGGCCGTGACTGTGTTATCTTGTAAAAGTCATGAAAGAGCCACATGTCTCCATGAAAAAGGTGGGACCTTCCAAAAAGTGGAAGGTCCCATCAAAATCTGACTGTATCATAGAATGATGAGTCAGTCAGCTGTTGTGATGCGAGCCATGCTGCAATGGAGGAGTCATGACTTCTTATCCGACCTTATGTCTCAACAACGTGACCCATGTGATCCGTCTGCTGAGCACAGATTGGACCATCCACCTTTTAGACGATGTGCTCATGGTCTGGATTTAACGTCTTACAGGCGTTTTGTGTCTTCTTATGTCTTCAGGCATCCAGCTGAGGAAGGTGCAGGAGCAGCGTGAGCAGGAGGAGGCCAAGAAGCGAGAGCCGGCTGGAAATGACGTGGCCACCATCCTTTCACGGCGCATTGCTGTGGAGTACAGCGAATCAGAGGATGAGTCTGAACCGGAAGACAACGAATGGTCTGactgaggagagaggagaagacgagGGTGATGTTGACTTCATAGTCATCCTCTGTACAGCTGTGGAAGTACATAAACCAGGTGTTGGAAAATAACAAATCAGTGTCGTCAGATCTGGATGTCGAGGTTTCCTGCCAGAACTTTTGTAGGTTTCTGTTGTGTGAGTCCAGATTTCTGAGATTGTCGTGTTGatgctttgtctgtctctctattgAAGCAGTTTTGAAAGTGTGTATTTaatgtgtgtttagtgtgtgtttAGCTGGTATTGCCTTTCAGACACACTGTAGTTTCCATGTCCTTCGTTTGTTTGATTAGTGGGGAACTCACGAACGAGTCGTTCTAATAATCAGAGAAACTGATGATTGACGGTTGATATATCTTATGAATAGTGTTTCTTAAACTCTGGGTCAGGACCCGAAACTGGCCCTCATATTTCCTTGtatttggcagctgggctgcaacGGATGTGAACCATAAATGTTTTAGCGGCAACTGGAAGAAGAttactgaaaaaaagaagaaaaaaaggttgAGATTCCTTGAGGGATTTTCCAGTGATGTCTTTTTTGATTTGTCAGTGTTAGCATGACCGAGAAGGTCTTCACTGGGTTTTCTCCATAGGGTTCCAAATACATATCAAATGGACCTCCTttacaaatggttttataagtAGATTTTTTCATATCCTCTTAAAGTTACAATCTTGAAGATTTAGacctttttgatactttctatATCTTGACATACGTATTTAAGACAGTTGTTAATCTGCCAATACCGAAAATAACTTTTTAGAGGGATGTGATGTGGATGTCtgttgtctggtaggactttttagagagatgtgatgtggatgtctgttgtctggtaggactttttaGAGGGATGTGATGTGGATGGCTGTTGTCTGGCAGGACTTCACCAGGGAAAATGCTTGGGTGcagtgttttcatcttcatcatagcagccagatgaggaagaagaaggcaggtagtgttgagttagaagaagtgaaggtgttctgtctaaccagcagatatgacagaacaagctggtagaagaccttcaccaacacatagtactacatcaataagtacaactcaggttcaccAGGTTTTATGTttatttctgacacaacagccctgctgacaaAAATAACAATCTacaggattgtaactttaaagGCCCTATGAAACCTTTTTTTTAAGTTGGCTAGTGATTTACCAGACCATAAAATGTGCCAAGAAGATGAAAATGTTCCAAATATCTGTACTGCGTTGCCAAAACAAGTCAACCCAGCTGCTTTTAAATTGGCCTGGAATCATCACCGTCGTGTCTGTGGTGCCTGTTTTCTTTTCGTCCTCTGGTGGTCAGAAGAAGAATAAAGCTAATGCTTCACTACTGGTTCCTAAACCAACTCTTATATCAGGAGGTTCTAAACCTTATTGCCCAAAGGTCCGCATTTGATTTTTATTTAAGGTCAGAGGTCTGGAATGATTATTGGTGATAACAGAACATTTAATCAAGTCACTTATAATGTTTAAGCaacatactgtagtgaattcggggggcagtcgggaaccacTATACATTTCAAGTTCAAGGTAGTCAAAATACATTCCAGCCTAGTTGGGGAGAAATTGCATTgtttgcctgcagtcagttgcttGAACCTAGGCACAGTCGGTGTGATTACCAGGTGGACACTGATTCAAATGGGTCAAGCTGCTGCGGTACGAGCTTTTCGCCACGTGCACAGGCGCGCGgggagatgttttaagtaggggggctgccaactaaaacgaaaagtattgtggcgagctggcgtggaagaatgagacgAGAGGCAGAGACCTCTTTTTAATCACAGCTCCCAtgccccatacaccacacgacctcgcccagggagtgctcttttattcacaccggaccagaactgacaacaacgtaacgagtccccccccctccccatgtcACAAGTGACGACAtgagtcccagtcacggtcctacagtcagtcagtcagtcggtcagccagtaaacggtctcctacttagtctcagtcgaacccccaaaacaacaacacaaggatAACctcaacatgaacaccacatcatttaAACACAATttcaaatctaacattaacagtcccatcagccgcTGCGCCCCCAGCGCGCAgagccgccgacagtcagagcgctacagtatgacgtcattgttttgtttgtaaggcgcgtgtgtagcagatgtggaatgcagtgtttactcactttattgttTAACATGTACCTTCCTCACAGCCCGCTGTTGAAAATATagatatgttttgtttttctgcatTTGTGCGTGAGgagaagttaggcatactgttgggtttaAGATGttccacagccacctgccacgactgggggggggggcgcactatTGCACTTGCATCGTGGAGAATGCGGACTCACACACCGAATGTTCTGCggagacccgccctactctgcctccacTGGGCGCTAACCCAAACAAAAACTCACCTACTAGTAGTACACGTACTAGTAGTACACGTACTAGTAGGCtacagaaggttgagtcagttcatccggacacaactttattgacagatacgttttatcatcacctaagtgacctcttcagtgtcacctgactgcaggtgtccccacccttataaacaatacagtgactgcaggtgtccccacccttataaacaatacagtgactgcaggtgtccccacccttataaacagtacagcgactgcaggtgtccccacccttataaacaatacagtgactgcaggtgtccccacccttataaagaatacagtggctgcaggtgtccccacccttataaacaatacagtgactgcaggtgtccccacccttataaagaatacagtggctgcaggtgtccccacccttataaacaatacagtgactgcaggtgtccccacccttataaagaatacagtggctgcagatgtccccacccttataaacaatacagtgactgcaggtgtccccacccttataaacagtacagcgactgcaggtgtccccacccttataaacagtacagcgactgcaggtgtccccacccttataaacagtacagcgactgcaggtgtccccacccttataaacaatacagtgactgcaggtgtccccacccttataaagaatacagtggctgcaggtgtccccacccttataaacaatacagtgactgcaggtgtccccacccttataaagaatacagtggctgcaggtgtccccacccttataaacaatacagtgactgcaggtgtccccacccttataaagaatacagtggctgcagatgtccccacccttataaacaatacagtgactgcaggtgtccccacccttataaacagtacagcgactgcaggtgtccccacccttataaacagtacagcgactgcaggtgtccccacccttataaacagtacagcgactgcaggtgtccccacccttataaacaatacagtgactacaggtacccccacccttataaacaatacagtggcataacgacccaaaccaaccaccagtttcatatgcaaatatgggtgtgaccattaactagagttacaatggccatgtgtactattcacagaggattggggaatagttgcaatcacagcattgtaagatgatgacagatgtactcttagccccaccCTCCCCCCAGCCCTcagttcaaggatggtcgttccctcttcacatagatggtctctggCGTGGACcaccttctggtgcagtgtgttttggggtttgaaagcaactgaaatgcggtgtttggaagggtggggatacctgcagtcactgtattgtttataagggtgggggtacctgcagtcactctattgtttataagggtgggggtgcctgtagtcactctattgtttataagggtgggggtacctgcagtcactctattgtttataagggtgggggtgcctgtagtcactctattgtttataagggtgggggtacctgcagtcactctattgtttataagggtgggggtgcctgtagtcactgtattgtttataagggtgggggtacctgctgtcactgtattgtttataagggtggggacacctgcagtcactgtattgtttataagggtgggggtgcctgtagtcactctattgtttataagggtgggggtacctgcagtcactctattgtttataagggtgggggtgcctgtagtcactgtattgtttataagggtgggggtacctgctgtcactgtattgtttataagggtggggacacctgcagtcactgtattgtttataagggtgggggtgcctgtagtcactgtattgtttataagggtgggggtgcctgtagtcactctattgtttataagggtgggggtgcctgtagtcaggtgagactgaagaggtcacttgatgatgatgaaacgtatctgtcaataactgttgtgtccagatgaactgattgagctTCCTGTGATTCtcctacctggattgttgagtatCCGTAAAGACAGAGTATGCTACTCGACCTCCGTGAAGTTGCCCCCCATGTAATCAGAACATGAATAAAGATATTATCATCCATTAGTGCAGCATTTGTGCCGATTTGTGCCGTAAACAATATTGTTTGTGCTGTAATGGTTTTTGAGATATTAAGCATTATATTTTAGAGAATGTGACGTCACCCTGCACCCCATTATTGTCCAAATCGTTCAGAACTGGTCTTGTTTGTCTGTGCTCGTTTGTGCCGTTAAAAGAAACTTTTGTGTTCTTTTATTCTTCACATGTATGCCTACGACAATACTTTTTAAATGTGAGAGACTTAATTTTGCACCTCATTGTTGTCCAAATAGTTTAACACTGGTCTCGTTATTTGCGCTGCGTCAGTGCAGTTCTGAAGACTCGTAACTTATCAAGCGTGActgccctcctctctcagccaggacccaggaccagtaacatgtagagtactatattatacctcctctctcagccaggacccaggaccagtaacatgtagagtactatattatacctcctctctcagccaggacccaggaccagcaacatgtagagtatattatacctcttctctcagccaggacccaggaccagcaacatgtagagtatattATACCTCTTCTCTCAGCCAGAACCCAGGagcagcaacatgtagagtatattataccacctctc
This genomic stretch from Lampris incognitus isolate fLamInc1 chromosome 5, fLamInc1.hap2, whole genome shotgun sequence harbors:
- the si:ch73-362m14.4 gene encoding actin-binding protein WASF3 — encoded protein: MPLVKRNIEPRHLCRGALPEGVASELECVTNSTLAAVIKQLGGLSRHAEDIFGELFTEANSFYLRMNSLQERVDLLAVKVTQLDSTVEEVSLQDINMRKAFRSSTIQDQQVVSRSSILNPVMEMYQRCDKPPPLNILTPYRDDKKDGLKFYTDPSYFFNLWREKMLQATENKRKEKRRQKVCLSEQKHVEESSGREVKKVRKARNRRQEWNLMAYDKEFRPDARLTPSPYHGMSSEGSLSPDRSGVSDDQSFPASPHHDAALHDGKDQCSMASSRPGQTQSLDRAHRPPPASSTGPTSRQHSLGRTQNHQHPQYGGLATAPPAGTTRINTAKDANDHQIPPAPPPPPPLMPSAMVSLNGSAHPAGLLAGVVVAMSRPYSPSPPPPPPTNYVPSPSRPGTAAPPPPSAVAPPLPLATESRKTPGGAAVPMNDARSDLLAAIRRGIQLRKVQEQREQEEAKKREPAGNDVATILSRRIAVEYSESEDESEPEDNEWSD